From one Plasmodium malariae genome assembly, chromosome: 12 genomic stretch:
- the PmUG01_12068400 gene encoding SNARE protein, putative → MSDIFFYSEEIDNLLEDYRKLLNELQNELDKNGDKTSKYSEDINFINERIKTAKDAYFIEVRNLPEYEQNNYILKIKGKMSILEDLHMQFEFIKSKLIYEKKEANNKNKETQKVRIVTPKDIEIRGDHIQDETQESIIRMKMMVDESEQITRDAAIKLESQNEKLQKVKDKVEDVDINVSSAKETLKEIAKEAVTDRFVRFFSLLIFIVLIVLITVIAISSKK, encoded by the coding sequence atgagtGACATATTTTTCTACTCTGAAGAGATTGATAACTTATTGGAAGActatagaaaattattaaatgaattacAAAACGAATTGGATAAAAATGGGGATAAGACAAGTAAATATTCCgaagatataaattttataaatgaacGAATAAAAACAGCTAAGGAtgcatattttattgaaGTTCGTAACTTACCAGAATATGAacagaataattatattttaaaaattaaagggAAAATGTCTATTTTAGAAGATTTACATATGCaatttgaatttataaaaagtaaattaatatatgaaaagaaGGAAgcaaataacaaaaataaggAAACACAAAAAGTGAGAATTGTGACGCCAAAAGATATAGAAATAAGAGGAGATCATATTCAGGACGAAACACAAGAATCTATTATTCGTATGAAAATGATGGTGGACGAATCAGAACAAATAACAAGAGATGCTGCAATTAAATTGGAATCACAAAATGAGAAAttacaaaaagtaaaagacAAAGTAGAAGATGTTGATATAAATGTGTCTAGTGCAAAAGAAactttaaaagaaatagcaAAGGAGGCAGTTACCGATAGGTTTGTTCGGTTTTTTTcgcttttaatttttattgttttaattgTTCTCATTACTGTAATTGCTATTTCGAGCAAGAAGTag
- the PmUG01_12068500 gene encoding conserved Plasmodium protein, unknown function, producing the protein MENEFSRDKNPIKSFNRKRDCTPIIEEEKNNRNKNTNMHDKSNKNISCVNFKYDLVQLQSKTKACTKDGSEMQPDYSFKITTLKSKKEKKHINHDIKNDEMTNCEMYYNKNNVPNSNSKIHPSRIYKNKNCHYDINKKKEKNNSSNCNDKKKTAICVTNSDGNKNMNNHKSIHENIIINFEREKKDLSFSNNKRNFLKMHEEDFRSNKYDEYNDDKLMQADKIKVDNIVDSIDNFNIKHKVYSQHAQHRGGEVKKLKGNTNEKKEGNSPNSYPCMQNESTTDDLYFTQEKGEESGKNTKNEKNKKNMKNEKNEKNEKNMKNMKNMKNEKNEKNMKNEKNEKNMKNEKNMKNEKNMKNEKNEKNMKNEKNMKNEKNEKNEKNTKHTNIRRNNNAESDNNMHPQSPITSAKWMDDNFNRTNFTSLNMASNENPSRSSDRGGKKKDFSKENINNGKLYVRELVDSSGNPFEWKNSSDGRTDGSNDKNNDYSNDNNKYHNNDNSFDLSGCSLYNKGVIRPSTSPSCTYQITACLNSHKRRKIEPNYVMNNVGNKSLIKSEHCKEFYNLREEAKETQETEEATDEKVEDENEARNNIDITKCSKCIPNDISINNNINSSFSNRSSSSCSDYVADGYASNNTNNTNLMDNNNKRYNNFLHSSQENYRDENTNIGDENFIIKTKKVMHNGLKGCERFYENYILYKTFLFSFNSSQTFSRSISSNELEINEMNSLKYKILKNEKYSLLNNIPTYKKFEEKYFSEDLISDDFKWIEVDGVISSYAYDFAIFDMADRNMVSLDVLNEGGSSGNAPVYPCVSSGGSSCNSSHDNSFGSSCNRKRNNKGDDLLRVKRSIHNTKNYDDDPYLGVNTLSNIENEVATKCEDVPQISHRKGEIKWENHIYNSYNKKKKRKKKKKKQLEKKIEKRIEKRIEKRIEKKVKNKDKNKNKNKENTKISHLGKDLRANGQEKIMENEFNMNDMKNAKSCSSHKDNIEGREKKFLIMYAKIINISFIYSADILKQFNHPSVNIFNTNRTHHIKKKKQKNACREEEYKEGDDNEGESNVSEPFEECKKEKISSEFLAHKKVDEHYKLINKESKLAKGKNKFISNRIKKHLNSINARIIIKEWYIDYGISPNCTPYIYVVSENDNRYRLDKVLDKYYHTFTNIRLKFEITTRIVKTLQVYPNIPYDTLIGYLTSYESTKGRLKKLKAAKNKKGRITSNIEMAIRNVKLRNVSVDEEKQMEYHLHNMNTLLMENASVSTLYGKDTTSPNENVKNESRENLDIVNYSKNNKVMKKNLCMWNFNLSEKNGTGVYIMPDGKRSKKCTWGAAYAVYKCNKNVIIKLYNFIRSEILLLEECFNINYLLNTNFMKRLEGEFISKYATDCGWRNGYHDYCRCGTVSSTIGGIHYHSHSEEVDRGDQVDDDIDDNDLSNDRSKDRCKDLSNDRCKDLSNDRCKDLSNDRCKDLSNDRCKDLSNDRCKDRSNDRSNDRTNDRSNDRSNNECIKMGPYFPPSNDLQNGGKDRSKVPLLLLNHGDYRKVKCSTKEGNPVKEQIYISSTMSNGSTHSMLSANWQMEQNNCVLNRRAAELEEEGEKVEYRKKKEQNNDDNVEVNGDCTIVCRKNCSMKCSNHCSKNRIDCSDWLSTLRTDNEEDVKKNDSEKRGEVLNLNRNVYEQNLPLNLIVPVKYETLLNIWTFFETFKEILDIKITMNNLEKIFLFKRNKFNKNIISYSINKSYLLKEYLRKHNKLTEFIEKNIYGEKVEDDLILDIKYKDNILKSLLMLLHYALLIDNIIEHNSNKRQKKKKNIIFANNYYTYQIFDEFEIPLMRNISSFSFKKKFKGIISKKGSSQGCSSQDSLDINRSVHQQNVVSDQMCNKGVTQKVALSDDVKIGYNVCSKPIKKIQNEKVAHATGLDTTQKDATSNKRNDEQNDKQNNQRSFEMAKYSICQNYVSSRNISNSPDVFSSNMESSSDDNKRGSCSDGINGTAMGDETEDISTGEKQDEEKSNIKTYSNKYGGSKSTGIMLNRNSASNNSKWNKTGFIAHGKKVDYDYDFNSRDMEIHNTKLERYKRKKNEKGDDIYENCYKFCELQNIKNGKYDEGDKSEENETIEMHNEGVKGSIHGIMMPTQVVVKENIKMTQLKGKETTEKRTSKKGKVGRGKTEKDLARVIKLEDQDNSFEDTSQFFELTEFEEDINNNSYTSVLSNLFLKRKKEKMIFEEYDDIRVLDNITWTILLKKYFFIILYTMKHSFIFDKNECNRNNLSKNFESTRINREKISAVSSKESCIRVVKNNLSKDKDCERAESRGMDNKTECNGFGGNLFESSYTNRIIDANIIDSSGGISKKEEGLENINLKKYKLGWILNFKKFDVSRSEIIDMVNIFNFLRNKNNTYEMLKEKDKMKMIMFFIKIIYSSNISREFISDKMKYLNNIKRYIANTHNYQNIRRKNGAKCAAKYAAKYAAKYAAKKGDKNGVKNGVKYGDKKEVKCDSKCGAKNDSTSTKVTQEKEVLCTKYSKKEIEQIVNIEGGENRLYRVNEKMKVQASYIGEDRHANKYFYFGSSFGYIDRIYIQYMTKGSTRKNTYLNKSSSNETKYADEKETFSQLKNDVKIKGESANYKKGSKDYIQLGYIQGIYNINTFLECFSPYNIREINLKKKILEIMEIILRGCSESGDHLAFEALNEEYTKKKKRSQCVNMNSEGTHSGRVTLPNEKCTIDQFSFNKVEREKQRKGEHIIRELENGPELANNNSFNKLSRYMKNHTNDELKDKNENALINMREDYLFTQLQNDEKHEQVRWYFTETEKLFEQFFFIGEKLIYFMKEINNILSYHFESVINQKIYDFIFFCLDNFVHKDITENIKKSIFLKYLDIIYIIEKCFSSYSFYFLQKIWKLSLSYQWTKELDVIKHEIVHNFSSLNSLDVLPILSIYFNFFRIYGIKEETITMLCKYNVVYRIFQKRNSYDSNVKKDLFILQKFLVQHKGDKQKDTSKYIQQLLNIQKKSSYTDKCLKEEMNELRNKIYDCLPFKVKEKYFYFKEGHFEHMKKFSDYSFFFNEKNDLTDILGNIEQVEVEDIKIFILSSDKKRREEKNKQTHKNVPREKGATIFQEGPNYEQALDAISEEKIEEKNSNKCSNKNMVMCKLEENTNEQKKRIKSEKCRKLSNQIRNDVNDRNDGIDQNNRSDMNDRNDMNDRNDVNNQNNRNDMNYCKLHNDLFKIKKRIEKCCLRSDDNKDKLLHFNSFTNCAKLLDTQICNHSSSHQGFSFSKNENLFLNSNISNEISSTSKIWEAYPMNVINSLSSQSINNNLNESCIFVCQLHCSIIPRHYEIADTLCEKLNVLKNKALSSAVTNPPFSVFNICYDENMKTVLYIVPSDKYALFSAFYLSICSVLKSLSIKWESGLKCEIRKPMCSFDYSSYPATINEVNDNPVRLWKSVTIKIDKTGHKNQSVKKDVNIWELYMKNDL; encoded by the exons atggAGAATGAATTTTCACGTGACAAAAATCCTATAAAATCTTTCAACCGAAAAAGGGATTGCACACCTATTATTGAAGAGGAAAagaataatagaaataaaaatacaaacatgCATGACAagtcaaataaaaatatttcatgtGTTAATTTTAAGTATGATCTTGTACAATTGCAAAGTAAAACAAAGGCATGTACAAAAGATGGAAGTGAAATGCAGCCTGACTACTCTTTCAAGATAACAACATTAAAAAGTAAGAAGGAAAAGAAGCACATAAATcatgatattaaaaatgatgaaatgaCCAATTGtgaaatgtattataataaaaataatgtaccAAATAGTAACAGTAAAATTCATCCTagtagaatatataaaaataagaattgtCATTacgatataaataaaaaaaaagaaaagaataatagtagtaattgtaatgacaaaaaaaaaacagctATATGTGTTACCAATTCAGatggtaataaaaatatgaacaaccATAAGTCTATACatgaaaacataataatcaattttgaaagagaaaaaaaggatCTGTCCTTTTCAAATAACAAAAggaattttttgaaaatgcATGAAGAAGACTTTAgaagtaataaatatgatgAATACAATGATGATAAACTGATGCAGgctgataaaataaaagtagaCAATATTGTGGACAGTATAGACAACTTCAATATTAAGCATAAAGTATATAGTCAACATGCGCAACACAGGGGGggagaagtaaaaaaattaaaaggaaacacaaatgaaaaaaaagagggaaATAGTCCGAATTCATATCCTTGTATGCAAAATGAAAGCACAACAgatgatttatattttacacaaGAAAAAGGAGAAGAAAGTGggaaaaatacgaaaaatgagaaaaataagaaaaatatgaaaaatgagaaaaatgagaaaaatgagaaaaatatgaaaaatatgaaaaatatgaaaaatgagaaaaatgagaaaaatatgaaaaatgagaaaaatgagaaaaatatgaaaaatgagaaaaatatgaaaaatgagaaaaatatgaaaaatgagaaaaatgagaaaaatatgaaaaatgagaaaaatatgaaaaatgagaaaaatgagaaaaatgagaaaaatacaaaacacACGAATATTCGACGAAACAACAATGCGGAAAGTGACAACAACATGCATCCACAATCCCCTATAACATCAGCTAAATGGATGGACGATAATTTTAACAGAACAAATTTTACTAGTTTAAACATGGCCAGTAATGAGAACCCATCTAGGAGTAGTGATAGGggcggaaaaaaaaaagatttttcaaaggaaaatataaataatggcAAATTATATGTACGAGAGTTGGTCGATTCAAGTGGCAATCCTTTTGAATGGAAAAATAGTAGTGACGGTAGAACTGATGGCAGTAATGACAAGAATAACGATTACAGTAATGACAACAATAAATACCACAATAATGACAACTCATTTGATTTATCAGGATGTAGCCTATATAATAAAGGTGTTATTCGGCCGTCTACTTCCCCATCGTGTACATATCAAATAACTGCTTGTTTAAATAGCCATAAAAGGAGAAAGATTGAACCTAATTACGTGATGAATAACGTGGGAAATAAAAGTTTGATTAAATCTGAACATTGTAAAGAGTTCTACAATTTGAGAGAAGAGGCAAAAGAAACACAAGAAACAGAAGAAGCAACAGATGAAAAGGTAGAAGATGAAAACGAAGCAAGAAACAACATCGACATAACTAAATGCAGTAAATGCATCCCAAACGACATAAgcattaataataacataaacaGCAGTTTTAGTAACAGAAGCAGTAGCAGTTGTAGTGACTACGTAGCTGATGGTTATGCAAGCAACAATACGAATAACACCAATCTTATggacaataataataagagatataataattttttgcacTCTTCTCAGGAAAATTATAGAGACGAAAACACAAATATAGgagatgaaaattttataataaaaacaaaaaaagtaatgCACAACGGCCTGAAAGGATGCGAAAGGTTTTATGAAAActatatactatataaaactttccttttttcttttaatagtTCTCAGACATTCTCACGCTCCATATCATCCAATGAGCttgaaataaatgaaatgaactcattaaaatataaaattttaaaaaatgaaaaatactcactattaaataatattccaACGTATAAAAAGTTTGAAGAAAAATACTTTTCAGAAGATCTTATTTCTGATGACTTTAAGTGGATTGAAGTGGATGGTGTTATTTCTTCCTATGCCTATGATTTTGCCATTTTTGATATGGCGGACAGGAACATGGTATCGCTTGATGTGTTAAATGAGGGGGGATCCAGTGGTAACGCTCCTGTCTATCCATGCGTTAGTTCGGGCGGTAGTTCGTGTAACAGTTCGCATGACAATTCGTTTGGTAGTTCGTGTAACAGGAAACGGAACAATAAAGGAGATGACCTCCTAAGAGTTAAACGCTCCATACATAATACGAAAAATTATGATGATGATCCATACTTAGGTGTGAACACTTTAAGTAACATAGAAAATGAAGTAGCCACAAAATGTGAGGATGTCCCACAGATTAGCCATAGAAAGGGAGAAATAAAATGGGaaaatcatatttataattcttacaataaaaaaaaaaaaagaaaaaaaaagaagaagaaacaGTTAGAGAAAAAGATAGAGAAAAGGATAGAGAAAAGGATAGAGAAAAGGATAGAGAAAAAGGTAAAGAATAAGGataagaataagaataagaataagGAAAACACTAAAATATCGCATTTAGGTAAAGATTTACGTGCAAATGGtcaggaaaaaataatggaGAACGAATTTAACATGAATGATATGAAGAATGCGAAAAGTTGTAGTTCCCATAAGGATAATATAGAAGGAAGGGAGAAGAAGTTCTTAATTATGTACgctaaaattataaacataagttttatatattcagcAGATATATTGAAGCAATTCAATCACCCATCagtgaatatatttaatacaaatagaacacatcatataaaaaagaaaaaacagaaGAATGCATGTAGAGAAGAAGAATATAAGGAAGGTGATGATAATGAAGGTGAGTCAAATGTGAGTGAACCATTTGAGGAgtgcaaaaaagaaaagataagTAGCGAATTTTTAGCACATAAAAAAGTAGATGAACATTATAAACTAATTAATAAGGAATCCAAATTAgcaaaagggaaaaataaatttataagtaatagaataaaaaagcatttaaatagtattaatgcaaggataataataaaagaatggTATATAGATTATGGAATATCACCTAATTGCACAccttatatttatgttgttTCAGAAAATGACAATAGGTATAGACTAGATAAGGTACTAGACAAATATTACCATACCTTTACTAATATAAGACTTAAATTTGAAATTACTACAAGAATTGTGAAAACTTTACAAGTCTACCCTAACATACCTTACGATACTCTAATCGGTTATTTAACATCGTATGAATCAACCAAGGGTAGgctaaaaaaattgaaagcagctaaaaacaaaaaggggCGAATAACAAGTAACATAGAAATGGCTATAAGGAATGTTAAACTACGAAATGTATCAGTTGATGAGGAAAAACAAATGGAATATCACCTGCATAATATGAACACATTGTTAATGGAAAATGCCTCTGTAAGCACCTTATATGGGAAAGATACTACTTCTCCTAATGAGAACGTGAAGAATGAAAGTAGAGAAAATTTGGATATCGTCAATTATTCaaagaataataaagtaatgaaaaagaatttatgtatgtggaattttaatttatctgaaaaaaatggaacaGGCGTTTACATAATGCCAGATGGAAAGAGAAGTAAAAAATGTACTTGGGGTGCAGCATATGctgtatataaatgtaataaaaatgttattattaaattatataattttataagaaGTGAAATTCTATTATTAGAagaatgttttaatattaattatttactaaACACCAATTTTATGAAAAGGTTAGAAGGGGAGTTTATTTCTAAGTATGCAACTGACTGTGGATGGAGAAATGGTTACCATGATTACTGTAGGTGCGGCACTGTGTCGTCCACCATTGGGGGAATCCATTACCATTCCCATAGTGAAGAGGTTGATCGAGGTGATCAGGTTGACGATGACATTGACGATAATGATCTGAGTAATGATCGGAGTAAAGATCGGTGTAAAGATCTGAGTAATGATCGGTGTAAAGATCTGAGTAATGATCGGTGTAAAGATCTGAGTAATGATCGGTGTAAAGATCTGAGTAATGATCGGTGTAAAGATCTGAGTAATGATCGGTGTAAAGATCGGAGTAATGATCGAAGTAATGATCGAACTAATGATCGAAGTAATGATCGAAGTAATAATGAATGCATTAAGATGGGGCCCTATTTTCCACCTTCAAATGATCTTCAGAACGGAGGAAAGGACAGAAGCAAGGTCCCCTTGCTACTACTAAATCATGGGGATTACAGAAAGGTAAAATGTAGTACAAAAGAGGGGAATCCTGTAAAGGAGCAAATTTATATTTCGTCTACTATGTCCAATGGGAGTACGCATAGTATGTTATCTGCGAATTGGCAGATGGAACAGAACAATTGTGTACTAAATCGGCGTGCAGCAGAATTGGAAGAAGAGGGGGAGAAGGTGGAATATAGGAAGAAGAAGGAACAGAACAACGATGACAATGTAGAGGTGAACGGAGACTGCACTATAGTGTGCAGAAAAAACTGCAGTATGAAATGCAGTAACCATTGCAGTAAAAACCGCATAGATTGTAGTGACTGGCTCTCCACATTGCGTACAGATAACGAGGAAGATGTGAAAAAGAATGATAGCGAAAAAAGGGGGGAAGTGCTAAACCTTAACAGAAACGTATACGAGCAAAATCTTCCCCTAAATCTAATTGTTCCCGTAAAATATGAAACGCTACTAAACATATGGACATTTTTTGAAACGTTTAAAGAAATActagatataaaaataacaatgaATAAtctagaaaaaatatttctatttaaaagaaataaatttaataaaaacattatctCCTACTCAATTAATAAAAGCTATTTACTTAAGGAATACCTCCGAAAACACAATAAATTAACAGAGTTCATTGAGAAGAACATCTATGGTGAAAAAGTGGAAGACGACCTAATAttagatataaaatataaagataatattttaaagagtTTGCTAATGTTGTTACACTACGCACTATTAATAGATAATATCATAGAACATAATTCTaataaaagacaaaaaaaaaagaaaaatataatttttgcaaataattattacacATACCAAATTTTTGACGAATTTGAAATTCCTTTGATGAGAAACATTTCTAGTTTCTCCTTCAAAAAGAAGTTCAAAGGGATAATCAGTAAAAAAGGTAGTAGCCAAGGTTGTAGTAGCCAGGATAGTCTAGACATAAACAGGTCAGTTCATCAGCAAAATGTTGTGAGTGACCAAATGTGTAATAAAGGTGTTACACAGAAAGTAGCTCTATCAGATGATGTAAAAATAGGTTACAATGTATGTAGTAAACCTATCAAGAAAATCCAAAATGAAAAGGTAGCACATGCGACTGGATTGGATACTACACAGAAAGATGCTACATCTAATAAACGAAATGATGAACAAAATGATAAGCAAAATAATCAAAGAAGTTTCGAAATGGCGAAATACAGCATTTGTCAAAACTATGTTTCCTCAAGGAATATTTCGAACAGTCCTGATGTTTTTTCCTCCAACATGGAATCGTCCTCTGACGATAATAAAAGGGGATCATGTTCTGATGGGATAAACGGAACGGCTATGGGGGATGAAACGGAGGATATATCGACTGGTGAGAAACAGgatgaagaaaaaagtaaCATCAAAACATACAGTAATAAATATGGGGGTAGTAAGTCCACAGGGATTATGCTTAATCGAAACAGTGCCTCTAATAACAGTAAATGGAACAAAACAGGATTCATAGCGCATGGAAAGAAGGTTGATTATGATTATGATTTTAATTCAAGGGATATGGAGATTCATAACACGAAATTAGAAAGgtataaaagaaagaaaaatgaaaaaggggatgacatatatgaaaattgttataaattttgtgaattgcaaaatataaagaacGGGAAATACGATGAGGGAGATAAATCTgaagaaaatgaaacaatCGAAATGCACAATGAAGGAGTGAAAGGAAGTATACATGGAATTATGATGCCTACCCAGGTAGTTGTAAAGgagaatattaaaatgacACAATTAAAAGGTAAGGAAACAACAGAAAAGAGAACATCAAAAAAGGGGAAAGTAGGAAGGGGAAAAACCGAAAAAGACCTAGCTAGGGTTATAAAACTTGAAGATCAGGACAATTCCTTTGAAGATACATCCCAGTTTTTCGAGTTAACAGAGTTTGAAGaagatattaataataattcttataCTTCTGTTTTGTCCAACCTCtttttgaaaagaaaaaaagaaaaaatgatttttgaAGAATATGATGATATAAGAGTACTAGACAACATAACATGGaccatattattaaaaaaatatttttttattattttatatacgatgaaacattcatttatttttgataagAATGAATGCAACAGGAACAATTTAAGTAAGAACTTTGAGAGTACAAGAATAAATAGGGAAAAAATCAGTGCTGTGTCGTCAAAGGAGAGTTGCATTAGAGTAGTCAAGAATAACCTTTCAAAAGATAAAGATTGTGAGAGGGCTGAAAGTAGGGGAATGGACAATAAGACTGAATGCAATGGATTTGGTGGTAACTTATTTGAGAGTAGTTACACAAATAGAATAATTGATGCAAATATAATAGATTCTAGCGGAGGAATttcaaaaaaggaagaaggaTTAGAAAAcattaatttgaaaaaatacaaattggGTTGGATTCTGAACTTTAAGAAATTTGACGTGTCCAGAAGTGAAATTATAGACATggttaatattttcaattttttgcGCAATAAGAATAATACCTATGAAAtgttaaaagaaaaggatAAGATGAAAATGATCATGTTCTTtataaagataatatatagtaGTAACATATCGAGAGAATTCATAAGTGACAAGATGAAGTAcctaaataatataaaacgtTACATTGCCAATACGCATAATTATCAAAATATCAGGAGAAAAAATGGGGCAAAATGTGCAGCTAAATATGCAGCTAAATATGCAGCTAAATATGCAGCGAAAAAAGGAGACAAAAATGGAGTCAAAAATGGAGTCAAATATGGAGACAAAAAGGAAGTCAAATGCGACTCCAAGTGTGGTGCCAAAAATGATTCCACATCGACGAAGGTAACACAAGAGAAGGAAGTCCTCTGTACTAAATACAGTAAGAAAGAAATTGAACAAATAGTAAATATAGAGGGGGGAGAAAATCGCCTTTACAGAGTTAATGAAAAGATGAAGGTGCAAGCGAGTTATATTGGAGAGGATAGACATgctaataaatatttttattttggtaGTTCTTTTGGGTATATAGATAGAATATATATCCAATATATGACTAAAGGAAGCACACGTAAAAATACGTATTTGAATAAAAGTAGTTCAAATGAAACTAAATATGCTGATGAGAAAGAAACGTTCTCACAGTTAAAGAATGATGTAAAGATAAAAGGAGAAAGTgctaattataaaaaaggatcAAAAGATTATATACAATTAGGTTATATACaaggaatatataatattaataccTTCCTTGAATGTTTTTCACCTTATAATATTAgggaaataaatttaaaaaaaaaaattcttgaAATTATGGAGATAATATTAAGAGGATGCTCAGAAAGTGGAGATCATTTGGCGTTTGAGGCGTTGAATGAAGAATAcaccaaaaaaaagaaaagaagtcAATGTGTAAATATGAACAGTGAAGGTACACACAGTGGAAGGGTAACTCTTCCCAATGAGAAGTGCACAATTGACCAATTCTCATTTAACAAAGTAGAAAGAGAAAAGCAGAGGAAAGGAGAACATATAATACGCGAACTGGAAAATGGCCCAGAGCTAGCAAACAACAATAGTTTTAACAAATTGAGTAGATATATGAAGAATCATACAAATGATGAgctaaaagataaaaatgaaaatgctCTCATAAACATGAGAGAGGACTACTTATTTACGCAGCTACAGAATGATGAGAAACATGAACAGGTAAGGTGGTACTTTACCGAAACAGAGAAACTTTTTGAGCAGTTTTTCTTCATAGGTGAAAAGTTAATCTACTTtatgaaagaaataaataatatattgagTTACCATTTTGAATCAGTAATtaatcaaaaaatttatgattttatttttttttgtttggaCAATTTTGTTCATAAAGACATAACagaaaacattaaaaaaagtatatttttaaaatatctggatattatttatataatagaaaaatgtttttcgtcctattctttttatttccttcaaAAGATATGGAAATTATCTCTTAGTTATCAGTGGACTAAGGAACTTGATGTTATAAAACATGAAAtagttcataatttttcatctttAAACTCATTAGATGTATTACCaattttaagtatttattttaatttttttcgtatttatGGTATTAAGGAAGAAACTATTACTATGTTGTGCAAGTACAATGTAGTATATcgaatttttcaaaaaagaaatagttATGATAGCAACGTGAAGAAagatttatttatacttcAGAAATTCCTTGTTCAGCATAAGGGGGATAAACAAAAGGATACCAGTAAGTATATCCAGCAATTGCTTAACATACAGAAGAAAAGTAGCTACACAGATAAATGTCTTAAGGAAGAAATGAACGAActgagaaataaaatatacgaCTGCTTACCTTTTAAAGTcaaggaaaaatatttctatttcaaGGAAGGGCACTTCGAACATATGAAGAAATTTTCGGACTacagctttttttttaatgaaaaaaacgaTTTAACCGATATCCTTGGCAACATTGAGCAGGTAGAAGTGGaggatataaaaatatttatactttcCAGTGATAAGAAGcgaagagaagaaaaaaacaaacaaacacaCAAAAACGTGCCAAGAGAAAAAGGTGCAACCATATTTCAGGAGGGACCTAATTATGAACAAGCGCTTGATGCAATATCAGAAGAAAagatagaagaaaaaaactcAAACAAATGTAGTAACAAAAATATGGTGATGTGCAAATTAGAGGAAAACACAAACGagcagaaaaaaagaataaaaagtgAAAAGTGTAGAAAGTTAAGTAATCAAATAAGGAATGACGTGAATGACCGGAATGACGGGATTGACCAGAATAACAGAAGTGACATGAATGACCGGAATGACATGAATGACCGGAATGACGTGAATAACCAGAATAACCGGAATGATATGAATTATTGCAAACTGCATAACGATTtgttcaaaataaaaaaaagaatagaaaAATGCTGTTTACGCTCAGATGATAACAAAGATAAATTACTgcattttaattcttttacaAATTGCGCAAAATTATTAGACACCCAAATATGTAACCATTCGTCAAGTCATCAAGGTTTCTCATTTTCAAAGAATGAAAATCTTTTCCTCAACAGTAATATATCGAACGAAATAAGTTCAACGAGTAAAATATGGGAAGCATATCCAATGAATGTCATAAATTCATTAAGTAGCCAATCCATAAATAATAACCTAAACGAGtcatgtatatttgtatgtcaACTTCATTGCTCTATTATACCCCGACATTATGAAATAGCTGATACGTTATgcgaaaaattaaatgtattaaaaaataaagctcTTAGTAGTGCTGTCACAAATCCTCCTTTTTCTGTGTTTAACATATGTtatgatgaaaatatgaaaaccGTTTTGTACATTGTACCTTCCGACAAGTACGCATTATTTTCTGCTTTTTATCTAAGCATATGTTC gGTTTTAAAATCCTTAAGTATTAAATGGGAATCCGGCTTAAAATGTGAAATCCGAAAACCGATGTGCTCGTTTGATTACTCGAGTTACCCAGCTACTATTAATGAG GTCAACGACAATCCCGTACGTTTGTGGAAAAGTGTAACCATAAAAATAGACAAAACAGGCCATAAAAATCAATCAGTTAAGAAAGATGTAAATATTTGGGAactatatatgaaaaatgatttataa